GCAAGACAAGAGGTCAggatctatttattttttttttaaacttttcataattcttttgttttattttcataacaaaaataaaaataaaaaattaaataaaaaattacatacaTAATGATGCAATAATtactaaaaagaaaagaaaaaataataataataaaataataaaataaataatgacaaaatatatatatatatatacagaaaaagaacacaaaaaaagaaaacgtGAAAAAGTAAGCTGAGATATGAAAATGTGcactaataataaaattgatatttaGTAGTATCATCTTATTAAAAATGAATGTAACTGAGTAATCTTTAAATATtattctttatttaatttttaaaaataaataattttttaattttttaaacaattaatatataaaataaatatttaaattaattaaataataataaatttttaaaaaaattcactaaagtttgaaaattaaagaacaccTAGTATTTCCtgttaaaaattacaaaacataTGGACGGACAGTTGAGAAAAGTTGAACTCCTATTTTCAGTCAAAGTCATAGTCAACGCAATTTACCAGTAGGGAAAATTGCAACGTGGCAAAATTTGGTTCGACCCAAGACGTGTCCTTTACATTTTCGAACGTAACTTGAAAGGACCGAAATAACCTCCCTGTGTTGAACTTTCAGAACAGAATCAGATAGGGACAGAACAGTCAAATAATTGGCTCCGCATTGTCGAAACCGTTGGGAGGGAAACGGAAACTCTCACTTCCGAAAGCAACGACAATGGAATAAGCAACTCAGCTTCATCTTCGTAGTGAGTTGCGTTAGaaaagagtgagaaagagaaaTAGAGAGAAAAGGGGGAGGGTTTAACGTATTTTGTTGACAATGATCAAATGGACGAAGCAGTTGAATGCTGCATTTGGGGCTTCGTTTATTTGGTTGATTTGCTTGATTTACTTCACCCAGGTTTcaattattttatcttattttcatTCAGATTTTGAGTATTTGCATACAAATCAATGTAGGGTTTCTTATTGGTTTTGTTTGTCACATTGGGccttttcttttcaatatatAGTTGCTCTAGTtgaattttctaatttttagttttgaattgaaTAAGATGACTCTTGCTGTTTATCTGCTGCTATTAGATTAAGTTAAATACTgatataacatttttatttgatttcaaTTTGTATCCAGATACATTGATTTTACAAAAGTTTTGAAGTGATTATAGGTTGTAGTTGATGATGGCTTACCCTTTGTGTTGTGTGAGTTTGATTATAATTTGCTTTGTAAATGCAGGGTTTTAGGTCTTTTGTATGGACAGCTATTTCCTACCAGCTCAAGGATAATCTCAAGTTGTCACCATCAGCTTCTCAATTTGTGTTTTCAGTAGCATTTTTCCCATGGAGCATTAAACCATTATATGGGTATGGAACATTggatgttttatttattttgttactttCTGTATTGAGCATTCACAAATGAATACATGTAAGTAGCTCACATAGGGAGATTGGTTCATGTATATGATACTAGTGCTAACAAATCCATATCTTAGATATATTTGCAAATTATATCAACATAAATGATATCGTTGTGATTCTTTCCTGTGCTGATGTTTGTTTGGAACTGTTCTTGAACCATAGTGGGAATGACTTTGTCATCTGTTTTTAGCTTTCTTTTATACGTTGAGAATATATAACATGATATGTTAGAAATGATCTTTAGTGAATACAACAAGGGAAAGGACAAGGAAATTCTGAGTTATGTATAACTGTAACTGTTCGTTATCATCTTTAAATACTACTCTTAATTGGAAGAACATGCAGGGATGGTTTGTATAGTGATATGAATATTCTCATCAAATGGAAAAAGAAATGAGCCAATAATACATAAGAGGATACAAGATTAACTTTGATGGAAAAATGACTCTTTTTGAGGTGAAAGTAGCTGGTAAAAAAGAATTTTACTAATGTGTTTGAATGTACCTACTAAACTTAGTTGACAATTGATAACTGCAGCTTAGTTTGATGGTTTTCTGTATACATTTATAACTGTATATATCTGTTTGCCACATCAATTTTGTAATCTGATTTAGTCATTGCTACACAGAATTCTATCGGATTGTTTCCCCATTAAAGGAAGGAAACGAATTCCCTATTTAGTGCTTGCAACTGTGCTGTCCCTTGTGCCATGGTTAATTTTAGGCCTAAGCTCAACCTTGAGGGGTTCAACATGGCACCTGACAATATTCTTGACTATGCAAAACTTGGGCTCGGCCATGGCAGATGTTGTAATCGATGCAATGATTGCCGAGGCAGTACGATATGACCGGTATTTTTTCATCTTGAATCTTTATTTCCATTTGCTTTAAACAAACTTCCATATATTGAATGGTATACCTGCATATTGATATTGGTAATAGTGAGAAATGTGGAATCATATCATCAAACAAATTTCCATATATTGAATACTAGACTGCATAGAAAATTGTGAGAGAATATTTTGAAATAGCAGGCAAATCTGAAAAGAATTACTGTTTACCTAAAGAAACAACTACACAGAACATTGCAATCATAGaggctctttttttttttttttgagcttCTTCTCATTTTCTCTATCTTCAGAACTAGGTGGAAGATGAAATCAAAGGCGGGGTGTTGTACCTCCAATAACATATTAATTCTTGATCACCAAAGAAGTAATGTAAAGAAACTGAGATGAGATAAGGAATAAAGTTGAGTGGAAATAGTATGATTGTTAAAATTTTAACCGATGTACCTtgtgttattttatttatttattgttttggATTTTACTTGAAGTTAGGCTTCTTTACAAATTTTATGTATCTAGTTTCCGTTTAAATGTACTATACTTGATTTCATTTTGGTTTTCCTTTGATACTAGCATGCTAACCTTCTGTTCAAATGAAGATTATTTGAGTTTATTCTTGCTGTAATATAATGACTTTCAAAAGTTTTACCAACCTTTTAACTTAGTCATATTTTAACAATTGGATTCACATACAAGGTCTTACCTTGAGGGAATTTCCATTTTTGAATCTTCTAGGATGAATTACTTTCTTGGACTTGGCAGAGTAGCAGATGTTATACCATGTTTGtttgtcttttttttcttgGATGATGTACTTAAATCATGCTATCTTTTCtaatgattttaattaatactcTGACCAATTGCTTTTTCTTGTCAGGGCTTCATTTGCTGGTGACCTCCAGTCAATATCATGGTCATCGATGGCTTTGGGAGGAATATGTGGTAGTTTGTTAGGAGGATATGCATTATCCAATTTACAAATAGAtgttattttccttttattttctgttCTACCATGTATACAGCTGTTGTCATGCTATTTTGTGGATGAGAACACTGCGAACGTTAAATTTTTATCAGAAGATTCTATAAGACATCCCCTTACAAATGGTAGCGCCcttgatgaagatgaagatattcctttcaacaaaaacaaaaagtcCCACAGCACTACgacaagaagaaagaaggggaaaaCAAAGGGGAAAACTAGATCAATAAATACTAGGAAATCAGCTAGTTTTGAAAAAAGAGATTCCTTGTCTTTCAAGTGGTTCCATTCTTTGAAGAATGCAATTTATGACCTGTGTCGTGCATTTAGACAGCCCATGATCTTGAGGTAACCAAAGTAATCTAGACACTAACTACTCTgtatatattttcaattttagtgttatatatttaatattattgatGTTTCCTTCTCATGAGCACATTTCCTTTTTGAGATTTGCTAGGTATAATAAATCTACAAGCCTTTTTCTTTCCTACAGCTCTTCTATCCACATAAATTAGAAAACCTTCAGTAAATAAAAACATAATCTTTGTCCTTCATGGTGGTTCTCAACTATTTGGAAATTGGATGTAACCACTGATGCTGAGaaaaaagaaactaaaaagatGTCGTTCCTAGCGTGATTATTTATAGATGCATATGTAATTTAAGATGATTCTCTGGATTGTTTCCTGATTAATAGCAATAAGTGATGTTCCTTAACAATAAGCAGTTGACCATTGACCATTGTttgtgatatttttttttcttcttcttccccttgcTGTTGTCTGCCTCTCTGCAAGTGTATGTTTTTTAGTGGCTCATTGCAGAGTGATTGAGTGAAGCTAGTTAATTTTGTGAGTATGCTTTGAAGAATGTACTAAGAATATTTGTTTTCTGTTGGGGAGGGAAGACCTATGTCATGGTTTTTACTTGCCCATGTTGCCGTTCCCAATCTTTCGACAGTCATCTTCTACTACCAAACTGAAGTTCTGAAGCTTGAAGCATCCTTCCTAGGGACTGCACGAGTTGTTGGATGGTTAGGACTTATGCTGGGAACCTTTGTTTATAATCGCCATCTGAAGTATATGACTCTACGAAAGATTCTCATGTAAGCAATGGAAGATTATTTTGGTGGGAAGCTAACATCTGTATATTGATTTACTAATATGTATGTTTTCATTCTGATTATAGGTGTGCCCATATTGGTTTGGCAATCTCGAATCTTTTAGAGATTGTCATCGTGTCTAGGAAAAATATAGCCTTTGGAGTATCAGATAGGATTGTGGTGCTCTTTGGCTCTGCTCTTGCTGACGGAATCAATCAATTCAAGTATGGCAGCacttctatttttaatttttggtctTTACTAAGCAATTTTGATAGAAGATGTGTGATATTTTATAGCATAATATGACAGTAAGCATGTAAAAGTATGTGATCTTATCCAACTTCACTCCATAGTCATCTCTAATGAGAAGCGAAAACATTTGGAACAGATTGGGGGCAAATGATGATCCCTTGTGGCACCATCTTCATATTATTACAGTGGTAGCAAGTCGGGTTGTTTGTGCACATGATGTGTAAAGAATCATGGCGATTTACACATAATCTACCATTCAATGGTGGATGATGTGTGAATCAACACGTGTCCCACAAATATGCACACCATTTTTTGTGTGAGATAGTATTTTGTGTTTGTACTATTCTAATGCATTTTTGGTTGTCAAATAGGCGTCATATGCATTGTTGTAAAGGAGCTTCTGTTTGCCAGAAATGTAATTGTTTTTCTTGGTATGTGCAGGTTCATGCCGTTCCTGATCTTATCTGGCCAACTATGTCCTCCAGGAATTGAAGGAACTTTATTTGCCCTTTTCATGTCAATAAACAATTTGGGAGCAACACTGGGGTCTTTTGTGGGTGCTGGGTTGGCTTCTATATTGAATATTGATTCAGGATCATTTGACAATCTTCTATTGGGCATCATAATTCATACCTTGTGCAATTTCATtccagttgcttttctgtttctGATACCCAAAGAAGCTACAGGTTTATCAGCATAGATTGGAACATAGAATCCCTAATTGGGTTTGGGTTAGTATTTTTTGTCCCCCTTAAGGTCTATGGCAGTGAAATAGTGATTAACCTGGTTTAGTGGTTTATGCAAATTTCTATGAGAACAACACTGATTATACTTATTTTATAGATACTTTGTTTTGGTCAGCAGCATTCTACCTAAAAATGAGGAAAGTAGGAGGGTTATAAGAGAGAGGAGTATAGTTTTGGCTAGATGAGAGTGGATTAAAATGCTTTTGCTTCTTTGAATTCATTtcaatattataaaaaaaaaaacgagcGTGTCCTGAATGAATCATGCTCTCTAGAGTTAGGGTATGCTTGGTTGTAAAAATGACGCCCTTTTTCCTTGTTAAAAGATGAGCTTCATGTATAATTCTATGTATCCAATTCATCCATGAAAATCGTAGTCTCATTTTAACGTCTCATTTAATGGATAAATGAGACAATTAAATGAAACTTATAGATTCCGTTGGAAGTGAGTCGAGCCAGATTAAGttcaaatttgatttataaaaatTGAGCTCGACTCATTATCAATCGATTTTATTTGTAAAGCTCAAGTTTTGATCACCTGAAATTTGCGAGTTGGTCCAAGTTTATGAGCAGTTTCAAATAACATGAAtataatctataattttatataaataaattataatttatatataaagaaaaaattaattatatatgcttttatttatcaatattaatttatatcctttatcataatattatatataaaactGTTGTGTacgtaaaattatatattatttttataaattgatAGTATACTGTTACGATAGGTAATCGGAGATTAATGGATTGGATGGCgttggttggcccaatcgttTGAAAGAGGAGGCCTTCGAATGGGTCTGCACTTTGGGAGCCTCTGTCCGACTTGCGTGaaagaatggggggtggtacctgtaAAGACACTCcaatgcctaagtcagcaagagtgtaagcaggtctagagagtattgagACTTAGTGATACCTgagggtgtcagtgtatttatagtggtgaaccaataaccaccgttgaagtagtgccacctttttaggtgaataaccgtccctttatcttagggatgttgagatatggctcctggaagtgggtagagagattttaggggcagttactcatttgaatgagtgcttatctgccagctaaccTTCGTCCCGACTTCTTTGGAGCAAGTCATGGTGGTGACCGACTTCGTAAGACGAAGATCGGTGTCGGGTGAGGCTCAATCCTTTGGATTAGGCCTTTCGTTTGGAACTGGGCCTTTactattgggccagggtatgaacagtaccCCTACTCGAGCCCAATTTCTTTTCAAGATTCGGGTTCGAGTATTTTACTCGGGGTCGTAGACGACCTACGAGGGAACCGACATGATTTTGCggaaccgacgtgatttttCGTGGCTTTTGATTTTCACAGTTACGTCTAATCGAACGTCGCGTCCGTTAGAGGTTCGCGTAGGTATTAATTACCTTGGTAACGGTGCACCCATTAATGACTGcccgtttttaccattatgcccctaacgtgtttataaatactttccctctctttcgttGTTCCGTTTCTGcgatttttcaaatttcttcttcatttgttCGTGTTGCATTCTTGTGTTTGAAGGTTTTTACTTCCTCCAACCTCGTTTTCAGATAAAGGTTAGCTTTTTCTCCTTCTATAACATGCTTTCTATTTGCATGCCTTTATTTTGTAGATAGATAGGTTGGTTTGTAGACTTCTGTTTGGTTCCACATTCCCCCCTTTAGAGActgtgtttttttatttttcttttctttttcccttgtAGGTTTTTTTTCAcctttttaagaaaagaaatggcTTCCGTAGATATTCTTTCCCAGTGGGTTGATGTCACAGTCTTAGGGGAGGAACCTTCGGTCGATACTGAGTTTATCACCACCTTCGTACTCGCCACAGAATTTGTACTTCTGAGGAGGATGAGCCGAAGTATGAGTTGGTAGTCCCGGGTCCAGAAGACCGGGTTTGCTTCGAGAGGGCCAATGAagcggcccctcattttttctttatgtatgagtgCATGGTCACCcatttgggtgtttttcttccattttcaGATTTTGAGATGTCTGTGTTGCGTCACTGCCGAGTTGCCCCTACTCAGCTTCACCCTAACTCTtgggattttttgaaaatttatcaatttatcagCCAGGCTTTGGAGTTCCCGACCTCTCTGAagatttttttctatc
Above is a genomic segment from Arachis stenosperma cultivar V10309 chromosome 1, arast.V10309.gnm1.PFL2, whole genome shotgun sequence containing:
- the LOC130959800 gene encoding probable folate-biopterin transporter 4: MIKWTKQLNAAFGASFIWLICLIYFTQGFRSFVWTAISYQLKDNLKLSPSASQFVFSVAFFPWSIKPLYGILSDCFPIKGRKRIPYLVLATVLSLVPWLILGLSSTLRGSTWHLTIFLTMQNLGSAMADVVIDAMIAEAVRYDRASFAGDLQSISWSSMALGGICGSLLGGYALSNLQIDVIFLLFSVLPCIQLLSCYFVDENTANVKFLSEDSIRHPLTNGSALDEDEDIPFNKNKKSHSTTTRRKKGKTKGKTRSINTRKSASFEKRDSLSFKWFHSLKNAIYDLCRAFRQPMILRPMSWFLLAHVAVPNLSTVIFYYQTEVLKLEASFLGTARVVGWLGLMLGTFVYNRHLKYMTLRKILMCAHIGLAISNLLEIVIVSRKNIAFGVSDRIVVLFGSALADGINQFKFMPFLILSGQLCPPGIEGTLFALFMSINNLGATLGSFVGAGLASILNIDSGSFDNLLLGIIIHTLCNFIPVAFLFLIPKEATGLSA